TTCAGCGTCGTCGGAAATCATCGGGGCTGGATCAGAAACTCCCCCAACTGCGACAGCCAAATCACGGCGTAACAGAGAAAGTTCATGGCAGACGGGTGCCAGAGCTTCACGGAATGCAGCACGCACTGAAGCTTCAAAGGAGTCGAAGGCAGCTGAAACTCGCGCGTCCATGGCAGCGAGATGATAGGATTAGGATCACAAATCTCAGGACGCTATCTCAACCTGCAAGCTGCAATAGAAAtggcaaatggagaagatgaaGTAGAAGGGAGCAGAGCTCCAATATATTTTTGTGTTCGTATTTTTTTTCTGTAAAAACTCTTCTGATTACAATACTGAGAGCTAGTGCTCTTATACAAGTTACAACTCTTCTGATTTTCAGTGTCCTTGATTTCAAGTGACTGGATGACGTTACATGACATACATTTGTGGaatgattgaaataatttttaacGGGTGGCACCACTAAACTATGTATTGGATTGGTTGCAACCTGCAAGTCAGAATTTATGTATAATAATGATTGCATTAGCTAAAAGACACAACTGATTATCGTTAACATTAGATAATTTGAAAGAAACAACTGAATACTTTATAGAAGAAAATGTTGGagcaatttaaaaaatatgaaaataatataaattctAACGATAATAAGAATCAAGAAGTCACAACCAAATTTAATTTGATATATAAACTCAAAACCAGCTGATTCACTGTTCACAACCACAGTTTTCTTCCCGTTTTGCCCCTGTTAAATTTGATTTATTACATCTCTGCCACACTCTGAGAAAATATATAtacgttttatttttttattctcttctcttcttctgTCTTCCCCCTCTCGCTCCTCACCGACGCCGACTTACCGTTCGAACGAGAAACCCAAAAATCGACGTTTTCTGACGGCTGCCACTGCAACCACAACAATTCGACTCAAGAGAGTgctaacaacaacaacattcGAGCTTTGCGTGCTCGAATCTACCCTCGACCGAAGAGTTCCAAAAGCCCAGCTTGCGGTGTTTATTTTTCCGGGCAATTTCAGGCCTTTCCTACCTTTTTTGGGTCGGAGAGGGTAAGAGAGGAATTGGCTGAAACTCATAAACCAGTCATCGGTGGAATTGAATGTTAGGAGCAAAACGATTTTTCATTAGATAAGGAGTGAGCAATGTTGAATGCTATCAGTTCTCATATGCTGCCTTGACATGAAAACATAAATATTGACGAGAATTGCACGTCTATTGCATGAAATCATTTATTTTCATCCTATTTTGCGTGTTTAGGGAACTTGAATGAATGGTCAAACTATACCATCGTATGCATTGGCGTTGAACCGTGCGCATGCATCCCTAATTCGCCGCGGGTGGACGTTAGCCTTTTCTCCTCCCCCTTCAGTACTCATGTGAGTCTGTGACTCAAGTCTAACACTTAATCTTCTGTTTGGAAATGCCTCTGTTTTTTTACTTGCTGAAAACGCCtctgtcaaattttttttaaaggccttttctttgtttcatCTTATCTTCCTCCTTTTCTTTGCCCAGTTATGCCTATGTCATCTCTTTCTAATTTAAATGCACTCATTTAGTCACTCACATTGTATCTGAGAGCAGATGAAAAAAGAGGAAATGGGGATTATATATGTAAACTCTCTGTCTCAGCTTTGCTTATATGTCCCCCATTTGTTTTCTTATACGTCAATATTAGATGTGAATATTAGAACTGCCAATCCAAATTCACCTATTTGCTCGTCATGAGACTAATTAGAATTAGCTATCTTACGGATGtgttaattaaaaaaagtcTAGCCAATTTTTTGCATGTTTAAGTAGTAGTAATTAAACTCAAAAGATGCTCAAGTGCTTGAATTTTTAACAATGTTCCATTAGAGGATCAAGCATTGTAACTTAATGCTGCCTCATTGGGTTGTCAGCTTTTGTATGGATGCAATTAGTAGAAATTACGTTTTCATTGCTACGAACAGTTTTGTTTTCATTGATGTCTGGAAAGATTTCGGGAAAACAGGATGAATAGTGTAAGAATGTAGGTTGGTGTATGTATAAATTAGCTCTCCCAattttcttctttaatttatttttctgtttattttgttttcattgcTTAGCTTAATTATAAGTTAGGTGTGGTTGAAAATTACAAGTTTTCTTCATGcatgtgtttttctttcttcctagcTATCTATCTGTTGTCTGAGGTTTCAATTACATTCACACGATATTTTAACGGACTGTGCCAGAAGAACATCTTTTTGGCAACgatgaagaaagaagagtgAAGTCCTGAGGAACGATCTGAAAGTTGGGACATGaaaagcaaaaatattttgGTGTGTATTATATCTATATGAACAGCTTAGTCTCCAACTTTTTTTGCTATGTAATGTGTTCTACAAACACCTATCTTTTATTCCTTAATGAACATAAGGATGTAAATAGAGTTTGATATGGATGTAAATGGATTTTAACATATTCTACACGTTTAACACAATTAAAAACCTATGGCATCGCGCAGGTTCAATTGCTGGTATATACTACAATTACAAGTGTGTAAACAATCAATGTAAACAACAAAGAAAGTAAGAAAGATtgacaaatttgaagactgGACAAACACAAACTTAGTAAAGCAAAATATTAAACAGACAGAACACTAAACTTAAATAGACATCCAAGCAAGCGCAAAGATGATCTTACAAAGATCATTCACAAATCATACAATAAAAGCAACTGCAAAAATATTAAAACCGACAGACCGCTCCACGCAAACTACTGTCCAAGTTTCATGACAGCTGAAATAATGATGACAGGCCATTATTTCTCACTACATAGGCCTTGATTAGAGACGCTCACTTGGCATCTGATTCCAGTTAGCATGTCCCTTATTAGACTCAATTCAGAGACCACATTGCTCATGTCTTTTCGCTCCCTCGGCATCGCTACAGAACAAGCCACTCCCACTCTTGCAATGGAAGTCAAGCACCCCACAACCCTTTTTCTTTGATCATTTGGGGTATGATTCCCCCTGTTACTTCTGGGATTAGTActacttttgctttcttctaTTTGAACAAGTAGTGGATCACATATATCTTCCACACGTCCTGGTAGAGCCATCGAAACAAAATTGTGCAAGTCCATACCATCTTTAAACATTTCATATGTTGGCCTCTTACCAGTTAACATCTCTAACAACAGTATTCCATAGCTATACACGTCACCATATGTTGCCACCTCGCTTCCCATTCCATACTCTTTCAAGTTATAAGTTATATGCACAAAAACATAGCTTTGTTCTCATGTGTCTTGAAAAAACTCatgctctatatatatatatatatatatacacacacacacacgtatgtatgtatgtttatGTATGTAAAAGAAAATTTACCTGGGGGAGTATAGCCTATGGAGCCTTTTATGACACTGGAACTGCTTTCGTGCAAAGGAGATGGGCAAGAAGCATCTCGGAAGTACCTTGCTAAACCGAAATCACCTACACAAGCAATCATGTCATTGTCTAACAAAATGTTGTTGGGCTTTATATCACAATGAACTATTGGCATGTGGAAGCGGTTGTGCAAATAATCCAGAGCACACCCTACATCAATGGCAATGTTAACTCTTTGAGTGAGGTTCAGGTTCTTTGGCAGATTGGCTGACCTATCTACTCCTTGAGTTGATATGTGCAGCCACTCATCTAGGCTTCCATTCACCATGAACTCATACACCAGGGCTTTGAAATTGTTTCCTTGAAAATCAATGCTTGAACAAGCAGTCAGTAGCTTGACAAGATTTCGATGCCTAATGCTTTTCAAGGCTTCACATTCAGATATGAAACTTTTAGAAGCTCTTGAAGTTTGAAGATTGAGTACTTTCACCGCAACATTTCTTTCTTCATGCTGATTGAGAACTCCCTTGTACAAACAAATGCCTGTGAGGGCAAACAAATGCCTGTCACTGTTAGATTAAGACTAGGGAATTAATAGACATCACAGCCTTGTTAGTCAATAGAAAGATAATTGGATCAACGCGGTTTTTAGCTTTGATTTGTCAAACTATACCGATATTGACATAATTTATCTAAgaatttgattcatattttcCTACAGACAAATCTGGATATGCCTGCTCCCACACCCTGGACACTAATGTAGCAAAATTTCTTGTAAATGGGTTCAAAATCTAAATTAAAtcctgaaaataaaattttaggattgtcttctgatgttgacacgtgtcgcgctatgattagcTTCTAATGTCAACAtttgtcgcgctatgattagcctcttggttggagggaaactcttctggatccttgacggtataacgttgactggtgctcagtagtttcgggattggtcaagtatggtacaaacaaactcCATGGGCGAATCCGAACCCAACTCAAATAAATCTAAACCTACTTCAAACCCGAACCTGACTACACCCATAAGAACCCGTACCCAACCCAAATTGTAAAGGTTGGGTTGGGGTTGGTTTGACCATGCAACACGCCCAACCCACCCGAGTTCCACGCCTatctctaagctctctctcttctctttctctctaaccCTCGCTTGCGACCCTCTCTTTGGATCTCTCTATCTATCTAATTAAATTAGTAGTAATGCTTGAATCCACGGggagttgttgtagtttttttttttcctttttttttaattaaattttttttaaaccattttaaatctcataccaaacaagttctTGAATCTTAAATAAAATTGTTCTTAAAAGATGttcttaagaatttttttttaaaaattatgaaaaacatTTAAGTACGATACCAAACACGCCCTAACCAAACTCTCTAAAATAAGATTTCTCTGCCTACCCGGCCTGTTACTTGGGCTACCAAAACCACCAAATGAGCAATGAGTAAATTTATTAACAATGCAAAAGGTGCGCTTAACGTTTATTTTTGCAGGCTGTGTACGAAAAGGcttgcatacatacatacatacatatatatacatatatatacacacacacacaccaaacttgaattgacAAATTCTAAACTTAAAATTGCATAATTTAATTATAAGAACATGAACCAACCTTAAATtgacaaatttcaaatttccaaGCAAACATAAAGATGATCTTACAAATTAAGATCATTCACAAaacatacaaaatgaaattgCAAAACGGGAAAATCCACTTCACTTGTTCCAGTCCTCCTCGTCATCATTCAGAAGATCACCATGCAAAATTCAAGCACTGTCATGggattttatttaatgataacaGGGTATTATTACTCACTACTTAGGTCGTCATCACAGATTCTCTCTGGGCATCCTAGTTCCAGTTAGCACATCCCTTATTAGACTCAATTCAGATACCACATTGCTCATGTCCTTTCGCTCTCTCGGCGTCGCTACAGAACAAGCAACTCCTACTCTTGCAATGTCAGTCAAGCACTCCACAACCCTTTTTCTTTGATCATTTGGGGCATGATTCCCCCTATTACTTCTGGGATTAGTACTGCTGCTGCTTTCTTCTATTTGAACAAGTAGTGGATCACATATTTCTCCCACACGTTCTGGTAGAGCCGTTATAACAAAATTGTGCATGTCCATACCACCTTTAAACATGTCATCTGTCGGCCTCTTGCCAGTTAACATCTCCAACAACAGTATTCCGTAGCTATACACATCGCCATATGTTGACAGCTCGCCTCCCATTCCATACTCTTTTAAGTTATATGCACAAAAACAGAGCTTTGTTCTTATATGTGACTTCAAAAAACTCATGCTATATACAAAACCATACTGGAAgcacaaataaaatatatacaaaagaaaatttaccTGGGGGAGTATAGCCTATGGTGCCTTTTATGACATTGGAACTGCTCTCGTGCAAAGGAGATGGGCAAGAAGCATCCTGGAGGTACCTTGCTAAACCGAAATCACCAACACAAGCAGTCATGTCACTGTCTAACAAAATGTTGCTGGGCTTTATATCACAATGAACTATTGGTATGTGGGAGCGGTTGTGCAAATAATCCAGAGCATACGCTACATCAATGGCAATGTTAACTCTTTGAGTGAGATTCAGATTCTTTGGCAGATTGGCTGGCCTATCTACTCCTTGAGCTGATATGTGCAGCCACTCATCTAGGCTTCCATTCACCATGAACTCATACACCAGGGCTTTGAAATCGTTTCCTTGAAAGTCAATGCTTGAACAAGCAGTCAGTAGCTTGACAAGATTTCGATGCCTAATGCTTTTCAGGGCTTCACATTCAGATATGAAACTTTTAGAAGCTCTTGAAGTTTGAAGATTGAGTACTTTCACCGCAACATTTATTTCTTCATGCTGATTGAGAACTCCCTTGTATACGGACCCGAAACTTCCAGAACCAATCAGATTCGAAGCAGAGAACCCATCAGTTACTTTGAGGAGATCTCCATAGGACAGTTTCAAAAGTGAAACCCCCAGTGATGATCCTGAAGTTGACTTGAGCGCTCTAGCCTTTCTTGATCGATAAAGAAGCGCAAGTAACAACACCAAGACCAAGCCGACAACCCCACAGGAAACTGAGATAATTAAGTTCATCTTAGGAGATAACCCGCGCTTAGATTGCTTGGAGATGCATTTAGGCAATCTTAAGTGAGGTATACCTCCACAAAGCCGTGTGTTTCCCACAACAGATATCGCACTTGCATTCTTAAAAACTCCTTGGATTGGTACTGCACCTTCAAAATCGTTAAATGA
This region of Malus domestica chromosome 07, GDT2T_hap1 genomic DNA includes:
- the LOC114825893 gene encoding receptor kinase-like protein Xa21 codes for the protein MEFVCICLYKGVLNQHEERNVAVKVLNLQTSRASKSFISECEALKSIRHRNLVKLLTACSSIDFQGNNFKALVYEFMVNGSLDEWLHISTQGVDRSANLPKNLNLTQRVNIAIDVGCALDYLHNRFHMPIVHCDIKPNNILLDNDMIACVGDFGLARYFRDASCPSPLHESSSSVIKGSIGYTPPEYGMGSEVATYGDVYSYGILLLEMLTGKRPTYEMFKDGMDLHNFVSMALPGRVEDICDPLLVQIEESKSSTNPRSNRGNHTPNDQRKRVVGCLTSIARVGVACSVAMPRERKDMSNVVSELSLIRDMLTGIRCQVSVSNQGLCSEK